A region from the Variovorax sp. V93 genome encodes:
- a CDS encoding PilT/PilU family type 4a pilus ATPase encodes MNMMERILRLMAERKASDIYLSAHSPVLIRLNGTCVPINAQVLPAAAPLALLAEVVPEARIQELERTGELNMAVMLEGAGNYRISAMRQRGSYAVVVRHIASTIPSFADLNLPDILKTLIMEKRGLILMVGATGAGKTTTLASMLDYRNEHATGHILTVEEPIEFTYTNKKSLVNQRDVGSDTESLQVALKNALRQAPDVIQIGEIRDRETMTAAIAYAQSGHLCVATLHANNSYRALNRILSFFPVEVRPTLLGDLGSALRAIVSQRLLRTPTGGRVPALEVMLNTALVAELIEKGDFSAVKEAMEQSMAEGSQTFEEDIARLITEERVTREEGLAQADSPTNLMWRLQNRAAPKQKTEDRNLTDQVDEPTFTDITLDVKF; translated from the coding sequence ATGAACATGATGGAGCGGATTCTTCGTTTGATGGCCGAGCGCAAGGCCTCCGACATCTACCTCTCGGCGCACTCCCCGGTGCTGATCCGCCTCAACGGCACCTGCGTGCCGATCAATGCCCAGGTGCTGCCGGCGGCCGCGCCGCTCGCGCTGCTGGCCGAGGTGGTGCCCGAAGCCCGCATCCAGGAGCTGGAGCGAACAGGCGAACTCAACATGGCCGTGATGCTCGAGGGCGCCGGCAACTACCGCATCAGCGCCATGCGCCAGCGCGGCAGCTATGCGGTGGTGGTGCGGCACATCGCCTCGACCATTCCGAGCTTTGCCGACCTGAACCTGCCCGACATCCTCAAGACGCTCATCATGGAGAAGCGCGGCCTGATCCTGATGGTGGGCGCGACCGGCGCGGGCAAGACCACCACGCTGGCCTCGATGCTCGACTACCGCAACGAGCACGCCACGGGCCACATCCTCACGGTGGAAGAACCCATCGAGTTCACCTACACCAACAAGAAGTCGCTGGTGAACCAGCGCGACGTGGGCAGCGACACCGAGTCGCTGCAGGTCGCGCTCAAGAACGCGCTGCGCCAGGCGCCCGACGTGATCCAGATCGGCGAGATCCGCGACCGCGAAACCATGACGGCCGCCATCGCCTATGCGCAGTCGGGCCACCTGTGCGTGGCCACGCTGCATGCCAATAACAGCTACCGCGCGCTCAACCGCATCCTGAGCTTCTTCCCGGTCGAGGTGCGCCCCACGCTGCTGGGCGACCTGGGATCGGCGCTGCGCGCCATCGTGTCGCAGCGGCTGCTGCGCACGCCCACCGGCGGCCGCGTGCCGGCGCTCGAGGTCATGCTCAACACGGCCCTGGTGGCCGAGCTGATCGAAAAGGGCGATTTCTCCGCCGTCAAGGAAGCCATGGAGCAGTCGATGGCCGAAGGCTCGCAGACCTTCGAGGAAGACATTGCCCGCCTCATCACCGAAGAGCGCGTGACGCGCGAGGAAGGCCTGGCCCAGGCCGACTCGCCCACCAACCTGATGTGGCGGCTGCAGAACCGCGCCGCGCCCAAGCAGAAGACCGAAGACCGCAACCTGACGGACCAGGTCGACGAACCTACTTTCACCGACATCACGCTCGACGTGAAGTTCTGA
- the dapE gene encoding succinyl-diaminopimelate desuccinylase, translating into MSRTLQLAEQLISRPSVTPDDAGCQQILGERLARLGFTLETIESGPPDFRVTNLWAVRRPAGSAPTKTLVFAGHTDVVPTGPVEQWTSHPFTPTHRGGKLYGRGACDMKTSVAAFVVSIEEFLAATPDPRLTLALLLTSDEEGPGVDGTVVVCNALAARGETIDYCIVGEPTAVERCGDMIKNGRRGTMSGKLTVHGVQGHIAYPHLAKNPVHAVAPALAELVAINAAGGWDAGSAYFQPTSWQISNFHAGTGASNVIPGSAVIDFNFRFSTESTPESLQKRVHAVLDAHGVDCTLAWTIGGLPFLTTPGELVTAVQAAIADETGIATELSTSGGTSDARFIAKICKQVVELGPVNASIHKIDEHIDVAEIETLKNIYKRTLERLEASLAR; encoded by the coding sequence ATGTCCCGTACCCTCCAGCTCGCCGAACAACTCATCTCGCGCCCCTCGGTCACCCCCGACGATGCGGGCTGCCAACAGATCCTCGGCGAACGGCTGGCACGGTTGGGCTTCACGCTCGAAACCATCGAAAGCGGCCCGCCCGATTTCCGCGTGACCAACCTGTGGGCGGTGCGCCGCCCGGCCGGCAGTGCGCCGACGAAGACGCTGGTGTTCGCGGGCCACACCGACGTGGTGCCCACGGGGCCGGTCGAGCAGTGGACCAGCCACCCGTTCACGCCCACCCACCGCGGCGGCAAGCTCTATGGCCGCGGCGCGTGCGACATGAAGACATCGGTCGCGGCCTTCGTGGTCTCGATCGAGGAGTTCCTTGCGGCCACGCCCGATCCCAGGCTCACGCTCGCGCTGCTGCTCACCAGCGACGAGGAAGGCCCGGGCGTCGACGGCACCGTCGTCGTCTGCAACGCGCTGGCTGCGCGCGGCGAAACCATCGACTACTGCATCGTCGGCGAGCCTACGGCCGTCGAGCGCTGCGGCGACATGATCAAGAACGGCCGCCGCGGCACCATGAGCGGCAAGCTCACGGTCCACGGTGTACAGGGCCACATCGCCTACCCGCACCTCGCGAAAAACCCGGTGCATGCCGTGGCGCCCGCGCTGGCGGAACTGGTGGCCATCAACGCCGCGGGCGGCTGGGATGCAGGCAGCGCCTACTTCCAGCCCACCAGCTGGCAGATCAGCAACTTTCATGCAGGCACCGGCGCGAGCAACGTGATTCCGGGCAGCGCGGTCATCGACTTCAACTTCCGCTTCTCGACCGAATCCACGCCCGAGTCGCTGCAGAAGCGCGTGCATGCGGTGCTCGATGCGCACGGCGTGGACTGCACGCTCGCCTGGACCATCGGCGGCCTGCCCTTCCTCACGACGCCCGGCGAACTCGTCACCGCCGTGCAGGCGGCCATTGCCGATGAAACCGGCATCGCCACCGAGCTCTCGACCAGCGGCGGCACCAGCGATGCGCGCTTCATCGCCAAGATCTGCAAGCAGGTGGTCGAGCTCGGCCCGGTCAACGCCAGCATCCACAAGATCGACGAGCACATCGACGTGGCCGAGATCGAGACACTCAAGAACATCTACAAGCGCACCCTGGAGCGCCTCGAAGCGTCGCTCGCCCGATGA
- the prmB gene encoding 50S ribosomal protein L3 N(5)-glutamine methyltransferase: protein MSTVIELIEAGAKRLEEAGVAFGHGTANAFDEAAWLVLWRLKLPLDDIDAVADKAVSPADAGKVAALLDERIATRKPAAYLTKEAWLQGVPFYVDERAIVPRSFIAELIADGSIDYWLGEHTQRVLDLCTGNGSLAILAAMTYPDTTVDAADLSAEALEVAAINVTRHQLDARIRLVESDGLANLPGPYDLVLCNPPYVNSASMAALPAEYRAEPELALAGGADGMDFVRQLFAEAPSRMSEEAVLVLEIGNEREYFEAAFPQLEVVWLETSAGEDQVLLVTRTALLAGAGAR, encoded by the coding sequence ATGAGCACCGTTATCGAGCTGATCGAGGCCGGCGCCAAACGGCTGGAAGAAGCCGGCGTTGCCTTCGGCCACGGCACGGCCAACGCCTTCGACGAAGCCGCCTGGCTGGTGCTGTGGCGCCTGAAGCTGCCGCTGGACGACATCGATGCCGTGGCCGACAAGGCCGTCTCGCCGGCCGACGCCGGCAAGGTCGCCGCGCTGCTCGACGAACGCATCGCCACGCGCAAGCCCGCCGCCTATCTCACCAAGGAAGCGTGGCTGCAGGGCGTGCCTTTCTACGTGGACGAGCGCGCCATCGTGCCGCGCAGCTTCATCGCGGAGCTGATCGCCGACGGCAGCATCGACTACTGGCTCGGCGAGCACACGCAGCGCGTGCTCGACCTGTGCACCGGCAACGGCAGCCTCGCCATCCTCGCGGCCATGACCTATCCGGACACCACGGTCGATGCCGCCGACCTGTCGGCCGAGGCGCTCGAGGTGGCTGCCATCAACGTCACCCGGCACCAGCTCGATGCACGCATCAGGCTGGTCGAATCCGACGGCCTCGCCAACCTGCCCGGCCCCTACGACCTGGTGCTGTGCAACCCGCCCTACGTGAACAGCGCGAGCATGGCCGCCCTACCCGCCGAATACCGCGCCGAGCCCGAACTGGCGCTGGCCGGCGGCGCCGACGGCATGGACTTCGTGCGCCAGCTGTTTGCCGAGGCGCCTTCGCGCATGAGCGAAGAAGCCGTGCTGGTACTGGAGATCGGCAACGAGCGCGAATACTTCGAAGCCGCCTTCCCGCAGCTTGAAGTCGTGTGGCTGGAAACCTCCGCAGGCGAGGACCAGGTCCTGCTCGTGACCCGAACCGCGCTGCTGGCCGGCGCCGGCGCGCGTTAG
- a CDS encoding ABC-F family ATP-binding cassette domain-containing protein: MITLKNVILRRSAKVLLDGATVTINPGEKVGLVGRNGAGKSTLFALFNGSLHEDGGDFYVPKQWRMSQVAQDMPETEESATDFVVGGDTRLAELRASLAAIEAAYEANPDDADIGMELAHAYTDLADAGEHDAVPRAQALVLGLGFKSHELDEPVNSFSGGWRMRLQLARALMCPSDLLLLDEPTNHLDLDALVWLEAWLQKYAGTMIVISHDREFLDAVTDVTLHIANAQLTRYGGNYSKFEDMRALQMEQQQVAFSKQQDKIAHLQKFIDRFKAKASKAKQAQSRVKALERMEKVAPLLAEADFTFEFKEPGNIPNPMLSISNASFGYEIEGEEPKTILRGVSRSVLAGQRIGILGANGQGKSTLVKTIAREMGALAGQVTEGKGLNIGYFAQQELDVLRPQDNPLEHMVRMARELGSAVKESTGEQALRGFLGSFNFSGDMVKQPVGTMSGGEKARLVLAMMVWQRPNLLLLDEPTNHLDLATREALAVALNEFEGTLMLVSHDRALLRSVCDEFWLVGRGVVADFDGDLDDYQRYLLDEAKRLREEAKVAVREAANTAAPAPRQDAQDRQQRSDQAKPIKREIAQIDERLAVAGTERTALEARLAQPLPPAEIAEAGKRLKALNDEIGRLEERWLALSDQLEALAA, encoded by the coding sequence ATGATTACTCTCAAAAACGTCATTCTTCGCCGCAGCGCCAAGGTCCTGCTCGACGGCGCCACCGTCACCATCAATCCCGGTGAGAAGGTCGGCCTTGTCGGGCGCAATGGCGCCGGCAAGTCGACCCTGTTCGCGCTCTTCAACGGCTCGCTGCACGAAGACGGCGGCGACTTCTACGTGCCCAAGCAATGGCGCATGTCGCAGGTGGCGCAGGACATGCCCGAAACCGAGGAGTCGGCCACCGACTTCGTGGTGGGCGGCGACACCCGGCTGGCCGAGCTGCGCGCCTCGCTGGCGGCCATCGAGGCCGCCTACGAAGCCAACCCCGACGACGCCGACATCGGCATGGAACTGGCCCACGCCTACACCGACCTCGCCGACGCCGGCGAGCACGACGCGGTGCCGCGCGCGCAGGCGCTGGTGCTCGGGCTGGGCTTCAAGTCGCACGAGCTCGACGAGCCCGTCAACAGCTTCTCGGGCGGCTGGCGCATGCGCCTGCAGCTGGCGCGCGCGCTGATGTGCCCGAGCGACCTGCTGCTGCTCGACGAACCCACCAACCACCTGGACCTGGATGCGCTGGTCTGGCTCGAAGCCTGGCTGCAGAAGTACGCCGGCACCATGATCGTCATCAGCCACGACCGCGAGTTCCTCGACGCCGTGACCGACGTCACGCTGCACATCGCCAACGCCCAGCTCACGCGCTACGGCGGCAACTACAGCAAGTTCGAGGACATGCGCGCGCTGCAGATGGAACAGCAGCAGGTGGCCTTCTCCAAGCAGCAGGACAAGATTGCCCACCTGCAGAAGTTCATCGACCGCTTCAAGGCCAAGGCCAGCAAGGCCAAGCAGGCGCAAAGCCGCGTCAAGGCGCTGGAGCGCATGGAAAAGGTCGCGCCGCTCCTGGCCGAGGCCGACTTCACCTTCGAGTTCAAGGAGCCGGGCAACATCCCCAACCCGATGCTCTCGATCAGCAACGCGAGCTTCGGCTACGAGATCGAAGGCGAAGAGCCCAAGACCATCCTGCGCGGCGTCAGCCGCTCGGTGCTCGCGGGCCAGCGCATCGGCATCCTGGGCGCCAACGGCCAGGGCAAGTCGACGCTGGTGAAAACCATTGCGCGCGAAATGGGTGCGCTGGCCGGCCAGGTCACCGAAGGCAAGGGCCTCAACATCGGCTACTTCGCGCAGCAGGAACTCGACGTGCTGCGCCCGCAGGACAACCCGCTCGAGCACATGGTTCGCATGGCGCGCGAACTGGGAAGCGCCGTCAAGGAAAGCACCGGCGAGCAGGCCTTGCGCGGCTTTCTCGGCAGCTTCAACTTCAGCGGCGACATGGTGAAGCAGCCCGTGGGCACCATGAGCGGCGGCGAGAAGGCGCGCCTGGTGCTCGCGATGATGGTCTGGCAGCGGCCCAACCTGCTGCTGCTGGACGAGCCCACCAACCACCTGGACCTGGCCACGCGCGAGGCGCTGGCGGTGGCGCTAAACGAGTTCGAAGGTACGCTGATGCTGGTGAGCCACGACCGCGCGCTGCTGCGCTCGGTGTGCGACGAGTTCTGGCTCGTGGGCCGCGGCGTGGTCGCCGATTTCGACGGCGACCTCGACGACTACCAGCGCTACCTGCTCGACGAAGCCAAGCGGCTGCGCGAGGAAGCCAAGGTGGCCGTGCGCGAAGCCGCCAATACGGCTGCCCCGGCGCCCAGGCAGGACGCCCAGGACCGCCAGCAGCGCAGCGACCAGGCCAAGCCGATCAAGCGCGAGATCGCGCAGATCGACGAACGGCTGGCCGTGGCCGGCACCGAACGCACTGCGCTTGAGGCGCGCCTGGCGCAGCCGTTGCCGCCAGCCGAGATTGCCGAGGCGGGCAAGCGGCTGAAAGCCCTCAACGACGAAATCGGCCGCCTCGAGGAGCGCTGGCTGGCCCTGTCGGACCAGCTCGAGGCGCTCGCGGCCTGA